Proteins encoded within one genomic window of Bacilli bacterium:
- a CDS encoding sugar ABC transporter permease, with product MPGISIPQKDTQAAADKAAIRPPTWWGAQKRAIKAHKHSYVLLAPYMILFGVFTVLPVVMSILISFTYFNMLEFPRFIGWQNYARLFLNDDVFLIAVKNTILLAVITGPISYLACFLFAWIINDLRPKLRAFMTLIFYAPSISGNVYFLWQLIFSGDRYGIANGFLIKLGIILEPILWLKTEQYILPIIIL from the coding sequence ATGCCAGGCATCAGCATTCCGCAAAAAGACACCCAAGCGGCAGCCGATAAAGCCGCCATCCGCCCCCCGACCTGGTGGGGCGCGCAAAAACGGGCAATCAAGGCGCACAAGCATTCTTACGTGTTGCTGGCTCCGTACATGATTTTGTTCGGGGTGTTTACCGTTTTGCCGGTCGTCATGTCGATCCTGATCAGTTTTACCTATTTCAACATGCTGGAATTTCCGCGGTTCATCGGCTGGCAAAACTATGCCCGCCTGTTTCTGAATGACGATGTGTTTTTGATAGCGGTCAAAAATACGATTCTCCTCGCGGTTATAACCGGCCCGATCAGCTATTTGGCCTGTTTCTTGTTCGCCTGGATCATCAACGATTTGCGCCCGAAGTTGCGCGCGTTCATGACGCTCATTTTCTATGCTCCTTCCATCTCAGGCAATGTGTATTTCCTGTGGCAGCTGATTTTCTCCGGCGACCGCTACGGCATCGCCAACGGCTTCCTGATCAAGCTTGGGATCATCCTGGAGCCGATTTTGTGGTTGAAGACGGAACAATACATATTGCCCATCATTATTCT